In the genome of Triplophysa dalaica isolate WHDGS20190420 chromosome 17, ASM1584641v1, whole genome shotgun sequence, the window ACGTGTTTACAGTAGAACATGTGTCTGAAGAGCATCTGATATCTCGTCAAAGCCTTCCTGGAACACACAACATCATGTTGAGATGAACATACACATTGACGTGTACACACTGTCGACTCGAGTACACACTGACGACTACCTGTTTATGATCAGTGACAGAGGCCACTTGACAATGTAGTCAAAAGAGAAAGCCTCCAGACCGCTGAGTGACACCTCCGTGGGCTCTGCATTAATGAGGgctttctcttgtttggtgtCTATGGCCAGGACACGCAAAAGCTGAGTGATGACATCATGAGGCATCAGGTcaatctgagagagagagaaaagtgaGGCTGAACATCATCTggagaacacacacatactgataaacaCTGTTTGATCGACGAGTAACCTTCAGATCATCTTTGAAGGGGTCGGTGTTGGCCGTGCTCATCCTCAGAGCCAGCTCCAGCAGTGCCTCCAGACGTGGAGGAATGATGTCATCCACCGGCTTCTTCAGCTCCTCCTCCGTCAGATCCATAAAGTGCACGAAGAAATCTCCTTTATCCATCAGAAAGTAATGCTTGATGGACCTGCAGGACAAATCATCCCATCAGCAAACCATGGCATAACCCTGTGAGGAACTATGAGGATCAGACGGACCTCAGACGTGACACCAGCTCCTTCTCCTCCATCAGGAAGTCCAGCAGAACTTTACTGGCGTAATAATATGATTTCTCGATCTGTTCCACGTACGCTCGCTCTTTAAGGGTGTACAGAACCTCTTTGGCGTCCGGGCAGGTCACGTCACGGCCGCACTCACGCACCACATTTAAATACTTGCCTGGAACGAGAAAGAAGTCAGATCACCTTCAAAAGATGTTTCATGCACTTTATAATgctgtgtgcgtctgtgtgtgcgtccgtgcttgtctatgtgtgtgttcgTGCGTGTGCGTCTGTGTGAGACACCTGTGTTTAGTATCTTATCAGCCATCTTCTGCAGGAATGAAGGGATGCGGTGCTGGACGATGGTGTATCGTTGGTCCCAGTATTTGTCGTTATAATCCTCCTGAATCTTCTCTTTCTGCAGCTCATGTTCCTCAACCATGAATTCACTGGAAAAACCCAAACACACCCACAGTGAACTTCACTCATGTCATCACAGAGTTCAGTATCAACGGTTTGTTCTTCTGGAACATGAAAACACACTTGGTTCAGATTTTACCTGTACGGATCTTTAATGATGCCTCTATAGATCCACTTCTCAAGTATTTCGAAGTACGGGACACTGGCGGCTTTAGTCAGATAGAGGCAGAGCTCTTGGGCCTGACTGTCTCCTGTGTAATTGAAGGTGCGATCGTGAAGCAGACTGAGGGTGGAGCCGCCCATACACTCGCCCTTATCCACAGACGTCGCTGGATGAAGATGAAGTCATTAACACACATCTGCACCATCCACAAACACAAGACACTGAACCACACAAACTCATTGTAGTCCACTCCGTTCAgctcataacacacacacacacacacacgctggcGTGTCAGTACCGATGGAGGTCAGGATTTCCATTGTGCGCATGGTGGGCTGTATGTAGAACCAGAGCTTCTGGAGAGAGAGACTTCCCTGTCTGTGGAGATGTTCCAGCTGTGTGATGAGAATGAAATATTCCTTCATCAGAGTTCTCATAGCCGCTGTCAGAGCATGATTCACCTGACCGTACTCAAACGACGACTTCTCCTCTGTGAACCTACAAAACAGCCACATCATCAGAGAACTATTTCAGAAGGCACGTTCAAACAAGCATTTTCTAGACGTTGAAGATTTTCTCATGGTCTGTGACACTGAGCGGACCATCTGAACTTATACATGTATCCTACAGCAGCATGTTCATGAGGCTAACTGACCGTGTGATGGTGGAGTAACTCGACGCCACCGGTAATATTCGGCTCACAAGTTCTTTGATGGACATGTCCAGTGAGGGGTCGATGATGAAGGATCGACTCTGTCTGCCGAGCACAGGCTGAGCACTGATGTCCCTCCCGTCCACACCCACCAACACATACAACAGATCCTCCACTAGAGCGTGTTCCTGCGCTGACAGCGCCATTGATCCTGAACATCAAACATTGGGTTTTTGTGTTGATGAGTTTCATTCAAGTGATTTCAGATCTACAGTACACAGCAAGACCACATCATCCTCATATCTCTGTTTTCTGTTAAGGTCACTCTAGggaatgttgacagaattttcacatttcttaatGTGGCTATAATTTcttcatttaataaatgtatagttATTAATCGTTGTCAAAAGCCTTTAAACAGACATGCATCGCCATAATCGCATTATTCAATAGACAATTAATTGTAACCGACTTATTCAGTATACGGGGAGAATATCTTAAAGaagcagtttgtaaaaaaacacagctaGAGCgtgcacgatcaaaacaacaacaatgctgtAGCTTAATGACACCGTCAGGAGCGTGAGATGAttggatctgttgtcttcaactccaccgctgatgacATCAATCAGACCGGAACAAGAAGTCATGTCAGCAgatgaagaaatgttttataattgtggtccataaataagtgactgttCGAAACAAgttagtggcttgctagacacGACTTCTGCATGTGTCCACGACCCTGTTGTCATGtggtttctacgtcagtaaaggcggtaacaaaggggaaCACAGATATGACGAGATTGACAGGCGACGCCACAGCCCCCTATCACTGTTCAGAATGGAGATTTTCTCACGAtatacaagtagttggaaacatatGAGATGTTGTCAGTACTGAACAAAAGATCTAACACTAGTCTAGAGGTTTTTGGATGTTTTACCActaaattgttacaaactgcaccttaaATATACGTCCAGATTCAAAAATCACAAACCGTTCCTGATAAATAAATCCCATCCATTTGATGAATATCACATTTCACCTGCAAACCTTCTATGGGCTACGATTTACAAACTTCAGTCACCTACCAATAGACACCACCGGCTCTCCCACTGGGGCGGGGCTAGTGATGAAATCTCCAATCAGAGCAGGCCGGTCATACACCCAGTTTGGAAACACAGGGTTGGGTTGAGTTGGGTTCTTCTTGTTATGTCGGTCTCGCAGCATTTTCCGGATCACTTCTGAAGACTGACAGAGACAAACAAACTGTCTTAACAATGCAAAATAGAGATCGACCGTACGACGGTTTTCTTTCATTCAGGTCAGGTACCTGAGGCACGCTGGAGCTGGCCGTCACGTTTCCAAGCTTCTTCCGCAGTTCCTCCAGGTCCTGCATGGACATTTTACTGCTGGTTGCAGGAATGCTGTAAGACGCGCTGGTGCTTGACGTGGCATTAGCTGATATCTCTGATCTCTCTTTGGCATTCTGCTGCAGAACCTTTAGAGTCTGAAGAACAGGAGCGGTCAGTGAGTTCTGACCGGATCACAACCGTACAGCTGTTCTTTCATATTATTGAAAACTAGGACGAAACCATAAAGGTCTAAAATAAAGATGTGTGTTGAAATACGATGTGGATTCATGAGGTTTCTATACTGtagatgttgtgttgtgtatttaATGAACCTCTTTATCCTCTGTGAGTTTGGACAGAAGATACACCAGAGGATCCAGACTGCGGGCGTTCTTCGACTTCAGTTCTTCATATTTCCTCAGGAAGTCTTCAGGTGTTTTGGAGTGCTCCGCGATCTTCACCTGTGACACAATATCAAGTGGTGTAGTGCACAGACTGGAACACTGAACTGAAGCAGACGTGCTCGTGCACGTGTTTACCTTTGCGCTGTGAGAAGAGACTGTGGTGGTGACGTATGGTGTTCTGTTCTTCTGCAGTAAATCGATGTAAAGCTCTGCTCCATCACCACTGCTGACATTCAACAGCCCGAGCAGCTCATTCACATCATGATGAATCCTGAACTCACTCATGACTAcacaacattaaacaaacacatcactgaatgagtgcgtgcgtgcgtgcgtgcgtgcgtgtctcTTGTGTTGTTGACATGAATGCCAACCGCCTGATGACAACTGAAACGTGTTACTGACCGATAAAACAAGAACTTTTATTGTCTGACACGAGTAACTAACTGAACTGTTTGAACAACACTTACCGCATCTGTTGAGAAAACAGCAAAGAAACGACAATTACAACCACATGAAGTCAGAAACCCCGAAATTGTGTTTGTCCGCCAAAAGAGCtgtgtttcaaaataaatgtatttcaaactaAAAGTCctgtcttcttcttcttcttcttcgtcttcttcttcttctcctccttcttcttcttcttttgtctttttatggCGGTTGAAACACAAACCGAAAGGTGCATTCCTGCCACCTACTGAGCTGGAGTGTGTTTCATTGGTATAGAATAACTAAACccacaatattaataatattatatataacaaaataactaAACAAATTCGCTTCTAAATCCTATCAAACAGGATTTATGTACTTTATATGTgctttatatactttttaattttctgtGCTATTATTCAACAGTTTTTTAAGTGTAATTTC includes:
- the tubgcp2 gene encoding gamma-tubulin complex component 2, translated to MSEFRIHHDVNELLGLLNVSSGDGAELYIDLLQKNRTPYVTTTVSSHSAKVKIAEHSKTPEDFLRKYEELKSKNARSLDPLVYLLSKLTEDKETLKVLQQNAKERSEISANATSSTSASYSIPATSSKMSMQDLEELRKKLGNVTASSSVPQSSEVIRKMLRDRHNKKNPTQPNPVFPNWVYDRPALIGDFITSPAPVGEPVVSIGSMALSAQEHALVEDLLYVLVGVDGRDISAQPVLGRQSRSFIIDPSLDMSIKELVSRILPVASSYSTITRFTEEKSSFEYGQVNHALTAAMRTLMKEYFILITQLEHLHRQGSLSLQKLWFYIQPTMRTMEILTSIATSVDKGECMGGSTLSLLHDRTFNYTGDSQAQELCLYLTKAASVPYFEILEKWIYRGIIKDPYSEFMVEEHELQKEKIQEDYNDKYWDQRYTIVQHRIPSFLQKMADKILNTGKYLNVVRECGRDVTCPDAKEVLYTLKERAYVEQIEKSYYYASKVLLDFLMEEKELVSRLRSIKHYFLMDKGDFFVHFMDLTEEELKKPVDDIIPPRLEALLELALRMSTANTDPFKDDLKIDLMPHDVITQLLRVLAIDTKQEKALINAEPTEVSLSGLEAFSFDYIVKWPLSLIINRKALTRYQMLFRHMFYCKHVERLLCNVWIRNKETKQYSLLSAKWFATAFALRQRMLNFVQNIQYYMMFEVMEPTWHVMENNLKSASNIDDVLCHHTSFLDNCLKDCMLTNPELLRIFSKLMSVCVMFTNCMQRFTQNMRIDVEMKRLALEKSPCPARSEWKDEAERKRVTSKFVSEHMDALQSDSGFEGTISKFDSNFSTLLLDLLDKLSIYSTNDCEHSMINIIYRLDFNGFYTERLERMAVERSQRTAA